CGCAGGCCGGTGACCAGCGACGCATCGGTCGAGGTGCTGTCTTCCAGCGGCAGGAAGCCGTTCGGGTACAGCGTGCTGCGCAGGGTGGTGCGGGCATCGCTGGTATAGGCGGTACGGTAGTTGGCGGCGGCCGAGGTCTTGCGCTCGCCGTAGTTGGCGAAGGCGTACCAGTCGACGTTGTCGTTGATGCGGTACTGGCTGTTGACGAACAGCGTGCGCGGCTCGCTCTTCGGATCGCCCAGGCGCTGGGTGACTTGCCCCTGCAGCGCGCCGGCTTGCGGGCGCGGGTCGGGGCCGGCGCGGTTGGTCGGGTTGCGGTGCGCCGCTTCCAGCGCGATGCGTACCCAGCCGTCGTCGCCGAGCTTGAAGCCGGTGGAGCCGCGCAGGGTGGTCTGCTGGCCGTCGCCCTTGTCGTAGTTGCCGTAGCTGACTTCGGCGTCGCCGCCTTCCGCACCTTTTTTCAGGATGATGTTGACGACGCCGGCGATGGCATCGGAACCGTATTGCGCGGCGGCGCCGTCACGCAGCACCTCGATGTGGTCGATCGCCGCCAGCGGGATCGCATTCAGGTCGACCGGCGCCGAGCCGCGGCCCAGGGTGCCGTTGACGTTGACCACCGCCGAGGTATGGCGGCGCTTGCCGTTGACCAGGACCAGGGTCTGGTCCGGCGACAGGCCGCGCAGCTGGGCCGGACGCACGGCGTCGCTGGCGTCGGCGCCGGACGGGCGCGGGAAGTTCATCGACGGCAGCAGGCGGCCCAGCACCGTGGCCAGTTCGCCGGACCCTGTCGACTGGATTTCCCTGGCGCCGATCACGTCGACCGGGGATGCCGAATCGAGGGTGCGGCGGTTTAGCGAACGGGTGCCGGTGACGACCACGGTTTGCGGGTCGGCGCTGGCGTTCGGCGCAGCCGGCACGCCTTCCTGGCCCTGCTGTGCATGGGCCGGCAGGATCGAGGCGAGCAGGCCCAGGGCGAGCAGGGCGCGGGAGGCATTGGGGGCGGGGAATTTGACGCTCATTTTCTTCTTTCTGTTGTAAGACGGCGATGACGCCGGCGCTGCGGCTGGCGAAGGGGCGCAAGCTTAGCAGCCGGGAAACGCATTGGCCAATAACGAATGGGCTTATGCTTATACCGGAAATGCCGGTAAAGGCCCCCGCCCCAGGGGCGTGTACCGTAGCGCTGTGGTAGATTGCCAACTTTGCCAACCTGGTACAGGAATACCCATGCCGCTCGTTCGTCCTTCCTTCCGATCCATCAGTCCACCGCTACGCCAGGCTGGACGCCGGAGTGCGCGTCTATTGCCGCGCGCCGGCCTGTTGGCAATGCTGGCCGCGCTGGGCGGCTGCGCCGGCTTTCCCGGACAGCAGGCGCAGCAGGCGCCCGAGAGCGCCTTCGTGATCCTGGGCGAGGACGGCGCCCCGATCGCGCGCGCCATCACGCTGGCGCAGGCCTGCCCGGCGATCGAGATCGACGGCCGCACGTCGCCGATGACGGTGCGCGCGCCATGGGGTGCGATTCCGGTGCGGCCGCTGGAAGACGGCGGCAAGCGCCCGGCGCCGGCGTCGTCGACCGCGGTACTGTCGTGCGAGACGCCGATCCCGGCCGGCAGCACGCGCGTGGCGGTCGCCGGCCAGCCGCTGCCGCTGCCGAAGGCGGACAAGGCCTACCGCCGCATCGTGGTGATCGGCGACACCGGCTGCCGCCTGAAGGGCAAGGATTTCCAGGAGTGCAACGACCCGCACGCCTACCCGTTCGCGCACATCGCGGCCAGCGCCGCCGCCTGGAAGCCGGACCTGGTGGTGCACGTCGGCGATTTCCATTACCGCGAAGACCCGTGCCCGGCCGACCGTCCGGGCTGCGCCGGCTCGCCCTGGGGCTACAACTACGACGCCTGGAAGGCCGATTTCTTCACGCCGGCACGGACCCTGCTGGCGGCGGCGCCGTGGATCGTGGCACGCGGCAACCACGAAACCTGCAGCCGCGGCGGCCAGGGCTGGTGGCGCTATCTCGATCCGCACGCGTACGCGCCCCAACGCAGCTGCGACGATCCGGCCATGGATGTCGAGGCCGACTACACCGATCCGTACGCGGTGCCGATCGGCGGCGACGCCCAGTTCATCGTGTTCGACAGCGCGAACACGACGTACAAGGGTTTCAAGGCGGGCGACGTGCGACTGCAGAAGTACGCCGAGGCCTGGCGCAAGATGGAGGCGCTGAGCCGCGCCGCGCGCTTTAACATCGCCGTCGACCACCACCCCTTGTACGCCTTCGGCGCCAACCGCGACGCCGCCACCGGCGCCATCACGCTGTTCGGCGGCGACGCCGGGCTGGTGCAGGCCTTCGGCGCCTTCGGGCCGCGCCTGCTGCCATCGAACATCGACGTGCTGCTGTCCGGTCACGTGCACCTGTGGGAGCAGACCAGCTTCGGCAGCGACCATCCGACCCAGTTCGTGGCCGGCTTCGCCGGCACCGCCGAGGACATCGTGCCGCTGCCGGCCGCGGTGCCGCCGACCGTCACGCCGGCGCCGGGCGCACTGGTCGAGGCGATGAGCTCGTGGATCGACGGCTTCGGCTTCATGACCATGGAGCGCACCGGTCCCGACGCCTGGCACGCGGTGGTGCACGACCGCGACGGGCGCGCGCGCAATACCTGCGAGATCAAGGGCCGTCATTCGCGCTGCGCGTTGGCGCAGGTGCAGGGCGGCGGCGGCCGCTAGCGCCGGCTGCCTCGTCATGCCAGCAGCGCGCCGGCCGGCTCCGCCGCCGCAGTGTGCAGCCATTCGGACATGGCAAGCACCTGGTCACGGTATTGCTCCGCCATCGGCCCGCTGCCGTTGTAGCGGCGCACGGCGTCCGCCAGCACGCCATTGCTGGCGCGCAGCTTGTCGCTCATCTCGCGCTTGAAACGGTCGAGACAGGCGTCGAACTGGTACCACAGCTTGTCGGCGAAGAATTCTCGGTCATTTTCGATATGCTGGATATCGTACTGGAACAACCCGTATCCCCTGTATACCCAGGCGGCGTCCGGATAGCCGCGCAGGCGGCGTGTCTTGTTGGCTTCGCCGATCAGGTCGTCGGTCAGGGCGCTGCCATACAGGTCGCGGAATTCGGCGGTATTGCGGGGAAAGGCAGAGCGCTTGGTGCCGGGCACGTCGCCGCTGGCATCGAACACGCAGCGCATCAGGACCGCGTCCGGCGCCAGCCGGGACGTCCATCCCAGCCATACCGGTGCGGTTTCCTTGCAGGCGATGGCGCACACCAGTTCCGCATCGAGCCCGCTACCCTTCAGGCCGGCGAGCAGGCGGTCGCCGAAATGCGACATGATCCAGCGCCGGGTCTCCAGCGCCTTCGCCTCCGACAGCGGGAAGCCGGCCGGGGGCAGGGCCGCGGCCGCCCGCTTGAGGACGCTGCCGGCGGCGCGCTTTTCATCCGCCGCCTGGAACAGGGCGATCCAGGTGCGCGGGCCGACCACGCCGTCCACCGGCAATCCCTGCGTACGCTGGAAATCCATTAGCGACATCCGGGTGGCGTTGCCGTAAACCCCGTCGGGCGTGCCGCAGGGCGGATCGGTTCGGATGGCCGTCAGCGCCAGTTGCACCAGCATCACGTCCTCGCCGCGCATCAGGGGGAAGCGAAATGCAAGTTCACGTTGGTAATCCATGGTCTGGTTCCGTGTCGTCCTGCGTCCACTCATTGCCGCAACGCGCCCAGTGCGGCGGCCAGGTCGATGTTGCGGTAGCGCGCCGCGTCCACCAGCGCGATCAGCGCGTCGAACGCGGCATGCTGGGCTTCCGGCAAGTGCAAGCGCGCCGACATACCGGCGGCCGCATCGATGAGCCGGTTGGCGTCGGCGGGCGTCAGGCTGCGCAGCGCGCCTTGCGCCGCGGCCGATGCCAGTTCCGGCTGGATGGCGCCGGCAAGGGCGTCGGCCACCTGGCGCAGCGTATCCTGCTGGATATCGTCGGCCGAGTACGAGGCGAGCAGGGCCTGGCGCAAGTCCGCCAGCGCTACCTCCGCCTGTTGCCGCGTGAGCACGTCCTGGCCGCTGGCCGCATCCGTGCCGCAGGCGGCAACCAGGCGCGCCGTGCCATCCGGCGCCGCCAGGATGCCGGCCAGCGCCGTCTCCACCTGGGGCTGGGAACAGTGGACCAGCGCGCTGCCGGCGCGCTGCGCCGCTTGCAGGGCAGCGTGCATGCGCTCGGCGGTCACGGTGCCGAAATCGATGACGCCCTGGCCGACCGGTGCGCCCAGCATGCGCGCGCGCCAGCGCAGGTACTGGCTGGAACCGAGGCGGGCGCCGATGCCCAGCAAGGTCGCGAGGCGCGCGGTCGGGCCCAGCCCAGGCGGCGCCGGCGCGTCCGCCAGCAGCGGCGCGGCGCCGCGCAGCAGGGCCGGTAGCGGCGAGGCGGGGCCGGTCGCCGTATCGACGGCCTTGGCCAGCTGGCGCAGCTGATCGCTGGTGGCATTGCCGGCGGCGGCGCCCTGCAGTCCGGCCAGCGCCTGGCGCGCATCGGCCAGGCTTTGCGCCGCTTCCGGCGCGACCAGGCCGGACGACAAGGCCTCGCCGAAATCCTTGAGCACGGTGTCGGCCAGCGCCAGTTGGCGCGTGGCGTTGGCGAAGTCGGCGTCGAAGCCCTTGGCGTCCCTGGCCAATTGCAGCTGTTGCTCGGAATCGCTCCTGATGCGCTCGGTTTCCTCCCTGGACGTCCTGGCGTCGCGCGCCGCAGTCGCCGCCTCTCCCTTGGCGGCGTTGGCCTCTTCTTCCTTCTTCGCCGCGGTCTCGCGGGCATCGGCAATCTGGTTGACCGCCTTTTCCGGAATGCCCGCCGTGCGCGTGCCGAAATAGAAGCCGAAGACGCCGGCGATGATGCCGTTCATGTAGCCGGCGATCGATTCTTCCAGATCGAGCGCGTCATGGAACAGCAGCAGGGGCAAACCGACGACAGCGACCACCAGTGCCAGGACCGCGCGTACCGTGCCTTCCGGCAAACCCATCGGCAAATCCTTGATGTCCGCCAGGCTGGCCGCCTGGATCCGTCCGGTGGCGATCAGGTTGAAGAAGCGCGCCGCCAGCCACCAGAGGAAAAACACCAGGCAAACCCCGGCCACGAACACCATGCCGCCGATGACCATCTGGCGCACCGATGCTCTCGATGCCGCCGCCACCTGAGCGGCCGCAGGCGCACTCTCGGGAGCGCCGAAACTCAGGTGCCATGCCAGGGCGACCGTGAGCAGGGCGATGGCCGCGGCAATGCCGAGGGCGACGATGCGCACCGGCCAGCGCAGGATGTCCGGCCAGGAAACGCCGGCAGAAGAAGCGGAGACAGCCGATTTGGTGGCAAGCATGGGTTCCTCCGATGTTGAACGCGCATGGGCCGCGCCATCCTGCTCCCGCTTTCTTCCCGTGTATCGTTGGACCGGCATGCAAGTCAGCGGTTCGCAGGCGCTGCCGCAAAAAAGCGCAGCCGGGCGATCGTTTGCCGACGCAAGAACACGGCCGGCGACCCCGGGCATGCGCGGCACGGAAGACTACATTTCCACAAATGTTATTGCTTATAATCTATTAACCGTGTGATACTCGACTTCTGATCGGCGTCTTCAAGAAAGGGATTGTGCATGACCGATCCATATGTCTCCCTCGCGCAGCTGGCCTGGCCCCTGGCGCTGGTATTGTCGTGGATGGCCGGCGAAATCCTGTTCCGCTGGACCGGCCTACCGCGCATCAGCATCTATGGCCTGGCCGGCTTCGCGTTCGGCAACCTGGCCAAGGGCTTTGCGGCGCCGACCGACGACAACGCCTTCCTGCTGCTGGCCAACCTCGGCTTCGGGCTGATCCTGTTCGAGCTGGGCTACCGCATCAACCTGCGCTGGCTGCGCGCCAACCCGTGGATCGTGGCCACCTCGCTGGCCGAAAGCAGCCTGACCTTCGTCGCCGTGGTGCTGGTGGCGCAGGCATTCCGCATGCCGGCGCTGGCCGCCAGCCTGCTGGCCGCGCTGGCCATGGCCAGTTCGCCGGCCGGCCTGGTGCGCGTGTTCAACGAGCAGCAGGCCGGCGGCCAGGTCACCGAGCGCGCGCTGCACCTGAGCGCACTGAACTGCGTGCTGGCCGTGTTCGCCTACAACGCCATCGTCGGCATCGGCGTGTTCCAGACGTCGGGCAACCTCGGCCATGCGGCCGCCGCCAGCCTGCTGGTGCTGGGCGCATCGGCGCTGCTGGGCAGCGTGGCCGGCATGCTGGTGCCGAGGTGGCTGCGCGGCATGGGCCGGGCCGGCAGCAGCGGCGGCGACGCCACCATGACCTTCGCGCTGGCGGTGCTGCTGCTGGTGGCGGTGACCCACGTCCTGCACCTGTCGCCGGTGCTGGCCGCGCTGTCGTTCGGCCTGGTGGCGCGGCACCGCCGCAGCGCGCTCGGCGTGGCCCAGCGCAACTTCGGCGCCCTCGGCGACCTGCTGTCGGTGATGCTGTTCGTGTACGCCGCCTCGACGCTCGACTGGCAGCACGTCTGGGCCGGCCTCGGCCTGGGCACGCTGCTGGTGATCGTGCGCCTGACGGTCAAGGTCGGCGTGTGCGCGGCGTTCGCGCGCGTGTCCGGCATCTCGGTGCGCAAGGGCGCGCTGTCCGGCCTGGCGCTGGCGCCGATGGGCGTGTTCGCCGTGCTGCTGATCGAGCAGACGCGGCGCCTCGGCGTCGACCTGTTCCACAGCCTGGCGCCGCTGGCGGCGATCGCGCTGCTGCTGCAGCTGGCCGGCCCGCTGATCTCGCAGCGCGCGGTGATCGCCGCCAATGAAACCCCGTACGACAAGGAGGCCTGAGATGCCGTTCGAGACCGACAGCGCCGCTGGCGCGGCAGCAGCAGGCACAGGGGCAGCGCCGGCGCTGGAGCCGTTCCGTGCCTCGCAATCGCTGACCCTGGGCGTCGAGCTGGAACTGCAGCTGGTCAGCCTGTCCGACTTCGACCTGGTGCCGGCCTCGCCGGACATGCTGGACCTGCTGGCGCGCGCGCCGTTCCCGGGCAACGTGACGCCCGAGATCACCCAGAGCATGATCGAGATTAACTCCAGCGTGCACACCGGCCACGGCGAACTGCTGGCCCAGCTGCGCGAGATCCGCGACACGCTGGTGCGCGCCGGCGACCGCCTGAACGTGGGCGTGTGCGGCGGCGGCACCCATCCGTTCCAGCAATGGTCGCAACGGCGCATCTATGCCAAGCCGCGCTTTCGCGAAGTATCGCAGCTGTACGGCTACCTGGCCAAGCAGTTCACCGTGTTCGGCCAGCACGTGCACATCGGCTGCCGCTCGGGCGACGAGGCGCTGTACCTGCTGCATGCCCTGAACCGCTACGTGCCGCACTTCATCGCGCTGTCGGCGTCGTCGCCGTTCAGCCAGGGCAGCGACACCAGTTTCCAGTCGGCGCGCCTGAACTCGGTGTTCGCGTTTCCGCTGTCGGGGCGGGCGCCGTTCCTGCTGCGCTGGGATGCCTTCGCCGAAGATTACTTCAACCGCATGGCCGGCACCGGCATCGTGCGCAGCATGAAGGATTTTTACTGGGACCTGCGCCCCAAGCCGGAATATGGCACCATCGAACTGCGCGTCTGCGACACGCCGCTCTCGGTCGAGCGGGCGGCGGCGCTGGCCTGCTACCTGCAGGCGCTGTGCCGCTACCTGCTCGAAGGGAACGAGCCGGCGCCGCGCGAGGACGACTACCTGGTCTACAATTACAACCGCTTCCAGGCCTGCCGCTTCGGCCTGGACGGGACGCTGGTGCACCCGCAGCGCCACGAGCAGCTGCCGCTGCGCGAGGACATCCTCACCACGCTGCGCCGCCTGGAGCCGCACGCCGCGGCGCTCGGCAGCGGCGCCGCGCTGGACCTGCTGTACCGCGAGTCGCATACCGGCAGCGACGCCACCTTCCTGCGCCAGGCCTTCGAAGCCGACGGCAGCCGCGAAGCGATCGTCGACGCCGCGCTGCGGCGCTTCCGCGCCGGCGAATAAGGCGCGAGCGAACAGGGCAATGGGACGCGAACCATGCCGGCGCGGGCGCGGCGCGCGCCGCTGCCGCCGGCGCTACAGGCTGAGCGGCACCCGGGCGCCGGCCTCGTCCGCTTCGAGCAGCACGATCAGCTTGGCCAGGTCGTGTTCCAGCCGCGCCAGCGTGGCCGGATCGAGGCTGGACAGGGCGTCCGGCAGCACGCCGGCGAACGGCATCGGCGCGCTGCGCAACACGTCCTCGCCGGCCGCCAGCACGCGCAGCGACACGCTGCGCCGGTCCAGGCCTTCGCGGCTGGCGCCGGCCAGGCCGCGCTCGGACAGGCTCTTGATCAGGTTGCTGGCGGTGGACTGGTGGATGTCGAGCTCGCGTGCCAGTTCGGTCACGCCGATGCCGGGCCGGCGGGCGATCACCGACAGCGCCCACAGCTGGGCGCCGCCGACGCCGGCCTCGCGCTCGACCTGACGGAAGTGGGATTTGACGGAATTGAAGACGATGCGGAACTGGCGCAGCACGCGGGTGGCGGATGCGGGCTCGGCAGACTCGGTGGAAACAGGGGACATGGCCGGAGGAGAGCGGAAGAGACGCTCATTCTCCCATGCCCGCGCGCGCGTTGAAAGCGGGCGCGAACGGAAAAAGTGAGGGAATCGGTGAAATCGGAACACGACTGGAATGGTGGACTGCGCCAGGAGCTGGCCGACTGGCGCACCTGGGCGGCGCGCGCCCTGGTGGTGGCGCTGGCGGTGCTGGCCGGCCTGACCATCGTCGGCTTCACCTGGCTGGCCGAGACCGCCAGCGGCTGGTTCGAGGCGATGCGCCTGCGCGCGCCCTGGGCGCCGCTGCTGTGGACGCCGCTGTGCGCCGCCGCCATCGTCTGGTGCACGCGCCGCTTCTTCCCCGGCGCCGCCGGCTCCGGCATCCCGCAAGTGATGGCCACGCTGGAGCGCCGCGTGGGCGAGCGCGAGCGCGGCCTGTTCGTGTCGCTGCGCCTGAGCCTGGCCAAGATCGGGCTGACCGCCGCCGGCCTGCTCGGCGGGCTGTCGCTCGGGCGCGAGGGGCCGTCGGTGCAGATCGCCGCCGGCGTGATGCTGCAGGCGCGCCGCCTGATGCCGGCCGGCGCCGCGGTCGGCGTGCATGGCCTGCTGGTGGCGGGCGGGGCGGCCGGCATCGCCGCCGCCTTCAACACGCCGCTGGGCGGCGTCATGTTCGCCATCGAGGAGCTGGCGCGCTCGCCCGAGCAGCGCAGCAGCGGCCTGATCATCGCCGCCATCGTGCTGGCCGGCCTGGTGGCGGTGTCGGCGCACGGCAACGGCGTGTACTTCGGCGTCATCAAGGCGCACCAGATCGGCCTGGCGCTGCTGTGGCCCGGCCTGCTGCTGGCGGTGCTGGCCGGCATCGCCGGCGGCGTGTTCTCGCGCCTGCTGATCGCTTCGCTGTCCGGAACCGGCGCCGATCCGCTGTCGCGCCTGCGCGCGCGCCGGCCGGTGCTGTTCGCCGCCGGCTGCGGCCTGGCGGTGGCGGCGATCGGCGTGGCCACCGCCGGCGCCACCTTCGGTTCCGGCTACGCCAGCACCCGCGTGATGGTCGAGGGTACGGGAGCGATGCCGGTGGCCTATGCCTTGTTCAAGTTCATGGCGACCTGGCTGACCACCTGGGCCGGGGTGCCGGCCGGTATCTTCGCGCCCTCGCTGGCGATCGGCGCCGCCCTCGGCAACGACGTCGCGCTGCTGCTGTACGGCACGCAGATGCCGGCCCTGATCGCGCTCGGCATGGTCGGCTTCCTGGCGGCCGCCACCCAGGCGCCGCTGACGTCATTCATCATCGTCATGGAAATGGTCGACGGCCACGAGATGGTGCTCAGCCTGATGGCCTGCGCGCTGGTGTCGTGCGTGGTGGCGCGCGCGATCAGTCCGCCGCTGTACGCCACCCTGTCGCGGCTGCAGCTGGCGCGCCTGCCGCCGCCGGAGCCAGCGCCGAATCCGCCGTCATAATCGTCAATACGATACATCGGCGGCATATCCCTGCTACGATGGGATATGTCGATCCGAAACGCGTCCGCCGGCCGCTTGCGCATGCGGCTCCCGTCGCTGGCAACGCTCCTGACGTTGCTGGCGGGGCTTGCCGTGACCGGCGTGCTGGTGAAGGACATGCGCGAGGCCGGCTTCCAGCGCGCCCGGGCCGAATTCAACCGGCGCGTGGAAGTGCGCGGCGCCGTGGTGCGGCGCAGCTTCGCCAATGCCAGCGAAGTGCTGCGTGCGACGAATGCCCTGTTCTCGTCGATGGGAACGGTAGGGCGCGCCCAGTTCGAAGCGTTCGCGCGCGCGCTCGACAGCGGCGAGCCGGTATCGACCGAGCTGCTGCCGCTGCTGCAGGACACCCGGCGCCTGGGCATCGTGCTGGTCCAGCCGGTGTACCGGCCCGAGGCGCTGCTGCTGGGCGCGGCGGCGCGCCGGGCCGCGGTGATCGGCGACACCGCCGTCACCATCGACGTCGCCGACTTGGTCGGCGCCAGCCTGGCCAGTGCGCGCCTGCTGGGCCAGGAGGGCTTGAGGCTGGATCTGTACGGGCCGATCGAGGGCGGACGGCAGCTGGCGTACCGCTACGACGGCATCGTGTCGAACCACCGGCCGGCATGGCTGCGCTGGCTCGGCACCAGGGACTTCGCCGCCGTCGACCGCTTCGAGGTCGCCGGCCAGCCGTGGGAATTGCGCTTCCATGCGCGCGTGACGCTGCTGGCCGACGCGGTCATGCTGTTCACCACGGCGCTGCTGGGCATCCTGGCCAGCCTGAGCCTGGCGTTCTACGTGCAGGGCAGGGTGGCGCGCGCGCGCCGCACCGAGGCGCTGGTGCGGCGCCGCACCGCCGACCTGCGCGGCGCGATGGACGCGCTGCGCCTGTACCGGCGCGCCATCGATTCCAGCGCGAACGCGGTGATCCTGATCAGCGCCACCCAGCCGGATTATCCGGTCGAATACGTGAATCCGGCGTTCGAGCGCATGCGCGGCTTCGCCGCCGACGAAATCGTCGGGCACTCGCTGTACGAACTGGGGCTGCGCGAGCCGGACCAGGCCGCGGTCGCCGAGATCCGCGCCGCGATCCGCCAGCGCCGTCCCGGCCACGTCACCATGCGGGTGGTGTGCAAGGATGGCCAGTTCCTGCACGCCGAGGTCTACGTCGCGCCGGTGGTCGACGCCGCCGGGACCATCGAGCACGTGGTGATGACCCAGTACGACATCACCGTGGCCAAGCGCTACGAGGCGGAGCTGGAGGCGCGCGCCCGCTTCGACACGCTCACCGGCCTGGCCAACCGCGCCCTGCTGCACGACCGTATCGAAGGCGCGATCAACTACACGGCCGGCCAGGCGCCGGTATGGGTGGCGGCGCTCGACCTGGACCACTTCAAGTTCGTCAACGACACGCTCGGCCACGTGGCCGGCGACCGCCTGCTGCAGCTGGTGGCGGCGCGCATCGCCGGCGCGGTCGGGCGCAGCGATACCGTGGCGCGCACCGGCGGCGACGAGTTCGTGCTGGTGCTGCCGGGCCGGGCCAGCGAGGGCGAGGTGTCGGACACGGTGCTGGCGGTGCTGGCCGCGCTGGCCCATCCGCTCGAGCTGGAAGGCCAGCCGCTGATCCTGACCGGCAGCGCCGGCGTGGCGGCGTTCCCGTCCGACGGCAGCGACGCCATCGTCCTGATCCAGCACGCCGAGGTGGCGATGTACCGCGCCAAGGAAAGCGGCCGCAACACCGTGCAGTTCTATACCCCGAGCATGAATGCGCGGGCGCGCGAGCGGCTGGCCCTGGAAGTGGCCCTGCGCGGCGCCCTCAACCACGAACAGTTCGAGCTGCACTACCAGCCGCAGGTGGACCTGGCCAGCAGCGCCGTGGTCGGGGTCGAGGCGCTGATCCGCTGGCGCCACCCGAGCCTGGGCATGGTGCGTCCCGACCGCTTTATCACGCTGGCCGAGGAGACCGGCCTGATCGTGCCGATCGGCGCCTGGGTGCTGCGCACCGCCTGCCACCAGAGCCGCGCCTGGCAGCGCGCCGGGCATGCGCCGCTGCGCATCGGCGTCAACCTGTCGGCGCGCCAGTTCGCCGATCCCGGCCTGGTCAAGCAGATCGCGCGCGTGCTCGACGAGACCGGGGTGTCGCCATCCTGCCTCGAGGTCGAGATCACCGAAAGCCTGGTGATGGAAGACGTGGAAGGGGCGATCCGCACCATGGCCGAACTCAAGGGAATGGGATTGAAACTGTCGATCGACGACTTCGGCACCGGCTATTCCAGC
The genomic region above belongs to Massilia forsythiae and contains:
- a CDS encoding metallophosphoesterase family protein, with product MPRAGLLAMLAALGGCAGFPGQQAQQAPESAFVILGEDGAPIARAITLAQACPAIEIDGRTSPMTVRAPWGAIPVRPLEDGGKRPAPASSTAVLSCETPIPAGSTRVAVAGQPLPLPKADKAYRRIVVIGDTGCRLKGKDFQECNDPHAYPFAHIAASAAAWKPDLVVHVGDFHYREDPCPADRPGCAGSPWGYNYDAWKADFFTPARTLLAAAPWIVARGNHETCSRGGQGWWRYLDPHAYAPQRSCDDPAMDVEADYTDPYAVPIGGDAQFIVFDSANTTYKGFKAGDVRLQKYAEAWRKMEALSRAARFNIAVDHHPLYAFGANRDAATGAITLFGGDAGLVQAFGAFGPRLLPSNIDVLLSGHVHLWEQTSFGSDHPTQFVAGFAGTAEDIVPLPAAVPPTVTPAPGALVEAMSSWIDGFGFMTMERTGPDAWHAVVHDRDGRARNTCEIKGRHSRCALAQVQGGGGR
- a CDS encoding peptidoglycan-binding domain-containing protein; its protein translation is MDYQRELAFRFPLMRGEDVMLVQLALTAIRTDPPCGTPDGVYGNATRMSLMDFQRTQGLPVDGVVGPRTWIALFQAADEKRAAGSVLKRAAAALPPAGFPLSEAKALETRRWIMSHFGDRLLAGLKGSGLDAELVCAIACKETAPVWLGWTSRLAPDAVLMRCVFDASGDVPGTKRSAFPRNTAEFRDLYGSALTDDLIGEANKTRRLRGYPDAAWVYRGYGLFQYDIQHIENDREFFADKLWYQFDACLDRFKREMSDKLRASNGVLADAVRRYNGSGPMAEQYRDQVLAMSEWLHTAAAEPAGALLA
- a CDS encoding YbdK family carboxylate-amine ligase codes for the protein MPFETDSAAGAAAAGTGAAPALEPFRASQSLTLGVELELQLVSLSDFDLVPASPDMLDLLARAPFPGNVTPEITQSMIEINSSVHTGHGELLAQLREIRDTLVRAGDRLNVGVCGGGTHPFQQWSQRRIYAKPRFREVSQLYGYLAKQFTVFGQHVHIGCRSGDEALYLLHALNRYVPHFIALSASSPFSQGSDTSFQSARLNSVFAFPLSGRAPFLLRWDAFAEDYFNRMAGTGIVRSMKDFYWDLRPKPEYGTIELRVCDTPLSVERAAALACYLQALCRYLLEGNEPAPREDDYLVYNYNRFQACRFGLDGTLVHPQRHEQLPLREDILTTLRRLEPHAAALGSGAALDLLYRESHTGSDATFLRQAFEADGSREAIVDAALRRFRAGE
- a CDS encoding chloride channel protein is translated as MKSEHDWNGGLRQELADWRTWAARALVVALAVLAGLTIVGFTWLAETASGWFEAMRLRAPWAPLLWTPLCAAAIVWCTRRFFPGAAGSGIPQVMATLERRVGERERGLFVSLRLSLAKIGLTAAGLLGGLSLGREGPSVQIAAGVMLQARRLMPAGAAVGVHGLLVAGGAAGIAAAFNTPLGGVMFAIEELARSPEQRSSGLIIAAIVLAGLVAVSAHGNGVYFGVIKAHQIGLALLWPGLLLAVLAGIAGGVFSRLLIASLSGTGADPLSRLRARRPVLFAAGCGLAVAAIGVATAGATFGSGYASTRVMVEGTGAMPVAYALFKFMATWLTTWAGVPAGIFAPSLAIGAALGNDVALLLYGTQMPALIALGMVGFLAAATQAPLTSFIIVMEMVDGHEMVLSLMACALVSCVVARAISPPLYATLSRLQLARLPPPEPAPNPPS
- a CDS encoding MarR family winged helix-turn-helix transcriptional regulator; the protein is MSPVSTESAEPASATRVLRQFRIVFNSVKSHFRQVEREAGVGGAQLWALSVIARRPGIGVTELARELDIHQSTASNLIKSLSERGLAGASREGLDRRSVSLRVLAAGEDVLRSAPMPFAGVLPDALSSLDPATLARLEHDLAKLIVLLEADEAGARVPLSL
- a CDS encoding bifunctional diguanylate cyclase/phosphodiesterase gives rise to the protein MSIRNASAGRLRMRLPSLATLLTLLAGLAVTGVLVKDMREAGFQRARAEFNRRVEVRGAVVRRSFANASEVLRATNALFSSMGTVGRAQFEAFARALDSGEPVSTELLPLLQDTRRLGIVLVQPVYRPEALLLGAAARRAAVIGDTAVTIDVADLVGASLASARLLGQEGLRLDLYGPIEGGRQLAYRYDGIVSNHRPAWLRWLGTRDFAAVDRFEVAGQPWELRFHARVTLLADAVMLFTTALLGILASLSLAFYVQGRVARARRTEALVRRRTADLRGAMDALRLYRRAIDSSANAVILISATQPDYPVEYVNPAFERMRGFAADEIVGHSLYELGLREPDQAAVAEIRAAIRQRRPGHVTMRVVCKDGQFLHAEVYVAPVVDAAGTIEHVVMTQYDITVAKRYEAELEARARFDTLTGLANRALLHDRIEGAINYTAGQAPVWVAALDLDHFKFVNDTLGHVAGDRLLQLVAARIAGAVGRSDTVARTGGDEFVLVLPGRASEGEVSDTVLAVLAALAHPLELEGQPLILTGSAGVAAFPSDGSDAIVLIQHAEVAMYRAKESGRNTVQFYTPSMNARARERLALEVALRGALNHEQFELHYQPQVDLASSAVVGVEALIRWRHPSLGMVRPDRFITLAEETGLIVPIGAWVLRTACHQSRAWQRAGHAPLRIGVNLSARQFADPGLVKQIARVLDETGVSPSCLEVEITESLVMEDVEGAIRTMAELKGMGLKLSIDDFGTGYSSLSYLRRFPVDVLKIDRSFVRDIAFSEDDAAMVTAIIDLARGLRMRTIAEGVETEAQLDYLRRRGCDEVQGHVYGRAVPGADLEAMLRRGRQVAPHSVDA
- a CDS encoding cation:proton antiporter; the protein is MTDPYVSLAQLAWPLALVLSWMAGEILFRWTGLPRISIYGLAGFAFGNLAKGFAAPTDDNAFLLLANLGFGLILFELGYRINLRWLRANPWIVATSLAESSLTFVAVVLVAQAFRMPALAASLLAALAMASSPAGLVRVFNEQQAGGQVTERALHLSALNCVLAVFAYNAIVGIGVFQTSGNLGHAAAASLLVLGASALLGSVAGMLVPRWLRGMGRAGSSGGDATMTFALAVLLLVAVTHVLHLSPVLAALSFGLVARHRRSALGVAQRNFGALGDLLSVMLFVYAASTLDWQHVWAGLGLGTLLVIVRLTVKVGVCAAFARVSGISVRKGALSGLALAPMGVFAVLLIEQTRRLGVDLFHSLAPLAAIALLLQLAGPLISQRAVIAANETPYDKEA